The Prunus dulcis chromosome 3, ALMONDv2, whole genome shotgun sequence genome segment GGTTCCATAAGTATGAACAAACTTGATTTACCacaaaagagaaggagaaaaatagaAACTTTAAAAGACTTAAATTTTAAGGGAGGAAAAGAGAACCTTTGAAAGCCTTAAATTTTGACTAACAGCAGAGCATGAAGCTTCTGTTTCTCTGTTATCacatgggaaaaaaaaaaaagcagaaaaaagaCTTGAAGTATTGAACCAAAACAGAAGACGTCCATAAGTACCTATCTCTTTCAATCTCTCTTACTTGCATTGCAAGTTCGGTCTCATTGTGATGTACAAATACTGAAGCCTTTGTTGCAATATCACAAAATTGAACCAAAAAGAACTCTTCTCACTGTAAGCTATGTGCTGTCCCCATCAAAATTAGTTTTGTTTGAAGGTAGCCTGTGATGAACCCATCGTGTGGTATGTCGTCGATGTTTGTTATGACTGGTGTACCAACCACAAGATGAGAGAGAATTTGGCGATTGAGGAAATTGTTTGGGAGTGGGGGAAGAGAGACATACTAATACACAGTACTGATGTTCTTTTTCCGTTCAATCCAGCCGTGAAAGATGCGGGCAGGTCAGAATTGAAAGCAATATAGAGAACAAAAGGTGGGGAAGATGAAAGGGCTTGAACCGTTTTCTGGGTTAGAGCATCGTAATTAAAAGACAATGAAAAGAGAATTATTGGAAGTGTATTGCGTTTGCGGGTGGGGTTAAGACTAGCATCTACTTCATCATTGCCAGAAAGCCACCGGAACAATTtttacagaaagaaaaaaaaaaggagaagaagaagagttttaaaagcacacacaaaaaaaaggagaagaagaagagttttAAAAGCGCAcacgcgagagagagagagagacagagagagagagagagagagagcatataAGCTATAAACTACTGATATTCCCAATGcatataattaaagaaatataaaCTAATTTGCCATTTTAAGTCCTTTCTTAACCATTGAAAGTGCCTAAATCTAATGGCTTAAAATGTGTGTCAAAATGTGTGGCCTGACATATCAGTTGGTACTCAAAATTAGTGTACTATATTGGTGTCGAAAATTTGGCATATTAAGTTGGTATCTGTAGCATTACGGACAATGTTATATCATTGAATCTAACATATGTGACACAGACTAGAAATTCCACGTGTCAAGTCCACACTGAAGCAGACCTATAATTCTAGGAGAGGTGCCCAACATCGGTCGGGTGCGTGCGTGACTGAACGCCATTGACTTGTGTGGGCCCCACTACAAGCGTCGTACAAATCAACGGCTAGCATTCGTTTACCATATAGCCAGCAAGTCAACCATAGATAATACAGCAAGAAAGGATAATAATATCCGAATTAATTACAACGAAATCTGCGATGATATATCATATTACGGACAATTGTCCTTCCACTTTATGGATCTCTTCTATCATTCGAGACCTAATGTGATAATAGAACTTGAAAATCATTTCATCAATTGATTTGTACACAAATATCACAACAGTGAAGAAATAATAGTAAAAATTAGCttataaacaaattttaaagcTCAAAATTTAATCTGATATGGTTTGCATACACAGGGaaacaagaaaatggaaaaagatgaacaaaatcGTAGTAGTGTAAGTAAATGTTCACACATACAAGGTGAATCGAATCATGTACCGGTGGGGGAGGATTATAACACAGCATCAGTCATCATAGGATGAGTGAGGAGCAGCTGTGCATCCAGGGTCAAAGGGATCTTCAGATCCACAACAATGCCAGTATTGAACAACTTTTCCAGAGTCAGGAGTGTTCATGGTGCCCCCAGTGTGCACACTCTCAAACTTCCTCTTTGTTTCTCCTAAGGGAGCACAGGTGTTAAAAGCACTATAccagaaaaccaaaacatcTGGAATGAAAGATATAACACACTGAACGTGATACTAGGAACTATGGGGAAATgaataagtaaataaacatGACATTAACAACTATAACAGAGTTCAAACAAggtattttaaaatgaaattaaagcTTCATCATATCTTTGGGCATCAGTGTAATACGATCTAAGTGACATAACCATATAAACTATACTCCTTTCatggacccaaaaaaataaaataaacttcaGTTGCAACTGATACAAAATAGCACAAAGTAAATTTTGAGCAATATGAAGACAATACTGAAAGAAAAACACTCCTTGTCAACTCCTTCCATTTCTCAAGCAGATAAAACTGAGCTTAAGAGGAATAAGTCCCTTTCTATTCTGTCTGAGTTTAAGCagaaagtaaaaacaaaaaaaaaggcattgCTTTTGACATGCactcttttatttgtttataaacTTTCTATATATAGAGATACATATGGATACACAAACAAGTTGCTTTCTCATGCATTGCCTTTTAGATATGGAAGAGCCACTGattcatgaaaagaaaaatgcagaaACATAGCCTTCACTTCAATTATCTAAACTCAGTCAGCCACATTGAATAATATCTTTAAATATAGACAAGACCTCGAGATTCTTTCTCCCTGCGTTCAGTTAACTTTTGCTAACCAGTTCAATTATTCCTTACTCATTAGTTTTGAAAAAGCAAGACCGCTGACGACTTAATTTCTCCGAATTGGATATATCCTTGAAACCCCAAAACCACAATCCACAAgctaataatattatttcacTGCAGGAATGATGATAACGATTATATTTAAGCAACATTGAAACTCTACATATTCCCTTCCAACTGTTTGAGAGTTATGTCTCCCATAACCTTTCCCCTATGTATTCCTTTCCACCCACAAGAAGAAGCCTTCTTGAAAAACGATCATGCTTAAGATTTTCAGTGATCCGAAATATTTACAAACGGATGCCTTTTCCCATCTTATAGCAAAATGAATCACAAATTGTTGATTATGTTTGATTACTGTGCCCAAGAGCGTTTGCTGATTAGCCTACAGCAAAAATCTTGGCCGAAATGCAAACTACAAACCAATGCAAATTCACAACTGTTTCGTCCTCCTCGAAGAATGCAGGTGAAAATTTACAACTAATGCATTTCCAAGAAATTGACAAACATGAATCGCCCAAAACCCATTAGCACTGCATAATAGCTGAAAGTTCATAAGTCCCACATGCATAAACATAAACACAGGAACTCACTCACAAGAATTTCGAATTCAACGGCAGGTAAGTTTCGAATTCAGCGAGTATGTGCACATAGAATTGAATACTCAAACTTAGGAAGCCACAATATTCAAACATGAGTATGCTTATAATATTTCTGGGCTCATAAAGCCCAGAAATTTTGGTTAACTTCATTCAAAGCCAAGCTAATCAgcaagaaaacagagtttaaGACCCTTTGGCTTTAAAATGTCATTCAACAAGAACATATACAATTCATGAAAACCATTAAATCTAATTTCAtacaagaaagaagagaaggcaGAAATCAGCTACCTCCGAAATGAGCTGTGTGAAAGCGACAAGCCCGGGGGTTATTGATGGAAGGGTCGAATTGGGTTTTGCAATTCTTGCAAGTCCTGAGGATTATTTCATTGCTAGGCGTCGCTGAGCATCGAAATGCAGCCAATCTCAATGTGGGTTTTGGCTTCTGATGAAGAGAAAGCAAAGGACTCGGTGAATGAGCAAAACCCAAAGCCAAAGCCATCACAACTTCACAACCCACAAAACAATTACCACCTTCTCCAGTATTAAAAATCATCCAAAAATGATTGTGAAGAACGGGTCGGGTCAGTGTCGGGTCGGGCCTTCGGGTCGATCTAGAGTCTGGGACTGGATTCCATTGTCACCATTTATCACACTGACACAGTGACAGTGACACAGTCACGGACTAGAGGTTAAAGGACTAAAATGCCCCctcatttcttcttctgcaGGTGGTTTCGTTTCGTTTGCAATCCCTCCCTAGAACCCCAGGgtttccaatttcaacttcCTATTTGGTACCAAAATTCAGTTTCGACTCAGATAGTAAATTGTGTAGAAATTGAGCTTTAGAAAATGGCTAAAAATCGGAAGAACAACGATAACGATGAACCAAACACTGCTCCAGAGCCTGACCGATGGTACAACCTATCCCTAGGTTCCTCCTTTGTGGATCACCGTCCCTCCCCAAAATTCTGTACTTTACGTTGTAAGTCTCAGTATcctataaattttttgtgggTTCTGTTTGTCTGCCCAGAAAACTgaggaaaatgaaagctttCGGAGTATCATATATGAATTATGATTAGTCTGTTATGAAAGAAAATCTAAATATAAAGCTTTTCAAGTCTTTAATTGTGTaaacttgttttgtttttactttgcACCATCCAAAACTTGTGAAATTAGAAACTTATACTATCACTTAGTTGTTCTTTGATTTGAACTTCTCTGCTACCAATAGAGAGTCATGATGTCAAACTTTGTACCAAGATTgttactttattttctttttcttttttcagatGAATTTAAACCAGCTTCAATTGATAAGAATCAACCTGGTTCGTTCCACAAGAGCAAGGACAACAGGGTTACAGTTGAGTTTCACAACAACCAACAAGGAAAACCCAAGGTTACTTTTGAAGGTGTCAGTGAGGATTACAAGGAGCATGATGCTGTTTTGTTCTTTGATGGTGAGAGTTTTCGGTTGGAGAGGTTGCACCGAGCAGTGAAGCGGTTGAGACATCTAAGGCTGCCTGGTGAATCTGCAGCTCCAGCAGCCTCAGTCACGAGTACATCAATTTCAGCACCGGAATCTTATTCTCCACCATCTGGTGGAAAAGGAGCAAAGCTTCAGTCTTTGAACAAGGATGTTCTTCCTCATATGCCGGTAAGTTGCATTGATTTTATTATCATTCATATCTGTTGAATGAAGAAAGAAGGCTGAAGTGTGATCTGTCTCAAAACAGGGATAATTGTATGTGTAATTGCATACGCATTGCATATCCAGGGATATTGATTGACTTTGCAGTAGAGTATTTGATCTTGTGATACAATCTATGAAACCTGAGTAGAGTTAAGGTCAGGGCTTGCAATATCTGGGATTTAAACCAATTTTTGCGTCATATAATTTATGTTTGACCACCACAACCAGAATACTGAATATCAGAGATCTGCCTATGCTGGCACATGTGGTTTGTGTGCGCGGTCTTTGTTGCTTGCACTAATCAGTCACAATCACCTCCTTATGAATGGGAGCGGTAGCAATATGAAACTCATACCCCTcactattattattttgcaCATCATGGAATCAAATGAAATCTTGCGTCTTTGTTAtactttgtattttctttttgctgtCTATGGGGCTGAATTCATCTTCTTGGTGTGCTAACTGCTATTATCATATCTAGAGAAAGTTGCCCATATCCTTCTGTTCTGCTTCACTTATAACCTGAAGTATTGAATGCTGCAAAaaattttcccttttgttaAATAGAATTGTGAAAGAATTGGATTTGTTAAATAGCATGAACATCTCTTTCTGATTGCACATTCCTTACAGGAATTCTTACAATTATATGATGATTCAAACTTCTTGCTTACATGTAATTGTACAGGTGGAGGTGAAAGGAATTGATATCAACAACTCAGAGAGCATAGGTACATGTGTTCTTAAACCCCTGTTTGTTCTATGGGAATTTTGTTATTCTGCATTATATGATGCAATCTTCTAATGTTTGACCTTCATGACTGGatttcttcaaattcaaataataatgTCATAATGATActtatttttcacaaaataagaTGATACATGTAAGTCACAGATGCATGATGACCGTCAACTTTCTTTCGCTATCCTGCGCCAGGTGGAGCCTTTTAATGAGAAAGTTGTTCTTATTAGCTTAAAACGTTTTTCTGTGCAAAATACACTGCCTTCAGAGAACATGTGATTATATAAAtcatccttctttttttatactttttattttcaatttgaagttgaacagaaaagttgaatttgtaaaattaaatgttgataaaaataaaataaaattgcagTTGCGTATACTGCAATAAAATCAATGgtagtttgattttttttctttggtattTTGGTGTTCTGAATTGACTTTTGATGATTAAACAGATGGACTTACATTAAATGCCTTAATTATTGCAGTTTTTTAATctagctttaaaaaaaaaaaaaaaaaaaaaacatgttgaTACTTTTTATAATCTTCTTTCTAGCCCCAGGCCCAACATCTGAAGCTGACAAGGATTTTGATTGTCCACCTTCCTTACCAAATCCACCAGCTGCATCTCCTGATGCACAACCTAGAAGTGATGAGATGGATGAAGAAGTAGATGTTGtcattgatgatgatgatgat includes the following:
- the LOC117622299 gene encoding uncharacterized protein LOC117622299, coding for MIFNTGEGGNCFVGCEVVMALALGFAHSPSPLLSLHQKPKPTLRLAAFRCSATPSNEIILRTCKNCKTQFDPSINNPRACRFHTAHFGGETKRKFESVHTGGTMNTPDSGKVVQYWHCCGSEDPFDPGCTAAPHSSYDD
- the LOC117623395 gene encoding ELL-associated factor 2 isoform X2, which codes for MAKNRKNNDNDEPNTAPEPDRWYNLSLGSSFVDHRPSPKFCTLRYEFKPASIDKNQPGSFHKSKDNRVTVEFHNNQQGKPKVTFEGVSEDYKEHDAVLFFDGESFRLERLHRAVKRLRHLRLPGESAAPAASVTSTSISAPESYSPPSGGKGAKLQSLNKDVLPHMPVEVKGIDINNSESIAASPDAQPRSDEMDEEVDVVIDDDDDDDDVGNETTGKGKSPVNEFHTGIDINIPHPGDLDDEIADVDVDDVVDNVPNAAEALRAQVNAEVGRKQTSSSSDSSGSESSGSESGSGSGSGSESESASSSSDTESSEGGDSVNSI
- the LOC117623395 gene encoding ELL-associated factor 1 isoform X1, with product MAKNRKNNDNDEPNTAPEPDRWYNLSLGSSFVDHRPSPKFCTLRYEFKPASIDKNQPGSFHKSKDNRVTVEFHNNQQGKPKVTFEGVSEDYKEHDAVLFFDGESFRLERLHRAVKRLRHLRLPGESAAPAASVTSTSISAPESYSPPSGGKGAKLQSLNKDVLPHMPVEVKGIDINNSESIAPGPTSEADKDFDCPPSLPNPPAASPDAQPRSDEMDEEVDVVIDDDDDDDDVGNETTGKGKSPVNEFHTGIDINIPHPGDLDDEIADVDVDDVVDNVPNAAEALRAQVNAEVGRKQTSSSSDSSGSESSGSESGSGSGSGSESESASSSSDTESSEGGDSVNSI